GGCAACACCGTGTTCTGCAAGGTGACACCCTGCTACAGGCACGCGCAGCTCTGCTAGGTGTCACTCTCCAAACACGTTTTGTGTCTGCACTGGGTGTGCAGCCATCGcccttgctgctttgcttcccTCCTTCCTGACAACCACCTTGACTTGCACGCTCTCCCAGgttccctctgcttcccagcacGCTGCTGTTTGCATTCGTATTTGCATTAGATTATTGGAGCAGGAGTCTAAACACTTAAGTTACTGCAAATCCCTCCTCGTATGGAAGTCAGTgagctgtaaaatatttaaactgtcTACAGTTGTACCTCGTTTGTTTACACATATCCAGTGGGCTGCTAAAAGGTAACATActgtaacagaagaaagatcCAAGATTGCTGATTCAGATTTCATAACAGCTCTGCAAGCACTCTGCATACTTGCATTAACTCGATGCAGTAATGCGGAGCTCCACTttctggagctgcagggccCAAGGAGCAGCAAAGAGATGTGTTTCACCCCAGGCTCATTGCTTTGCGCCGTGGAATCACCCTCAGCTCACTCTCCCCTCCTTGCCTGTGCTCTCTGCTCTTCCATCTCCCCTTCCTATTCTGCTAGCCCTGCTGGGGAAGCACTGCGGGGTCGGGGAGCGGCTGACTATGGGTTGGACGTGCCCCCATTCCCAGCTCTTGTTAGGTCTTGTAGAACAGGGAAACAGCGCTGGGATTCTTCAaagggcagggaggagcagagggatggCTGATCAGTCCCAAGGCAGCAGAGGGCATCCATGAGTTTGAAGATTCACCTCCAGAGCCCAATGAAAGCAGACAGACACTGGACTGAATAACTCACAAGGCACATTTCGGCTCTTTTCCTACTCTCACATGCGTCTCGAGCGAACCCAACACGTTCTCAGATACATCTTGAGGgtttttgaaacaatttttgaaCAACACATAAATCATAGTACTAATTAGTTTCGCAAATTACGAGAAGATTTCTATTGCCTGATTCGACGTAGTGCATATATTGGCAGATGTAGATAAAGATGATCTCTGTAAATACACCACTTTCAGATTACTTCAATGCAAATTTCATTGCAGAAAATTCACACCTTTGTTATGAATTTCACAGCTCACTTTGGAAATTCAAGCAGTTATCCATGGTATTTACCCCAGCTAAGCTTATTCTTTCGGAATGCTCAGCACTCCAAAAAATGCTTGGTGAGCTCAGCAAGGCAGATTTGTTTGGTAATTCAAGCAAATATTTGCAGGATTATTTTGTCACTTCCCCTAGCTGTCACTGAGGAAGTAAGAGAAATAACATCTTCTGATGTGCTCAGCTTTAACCAAGGAGAACCAGCACCAGCAGTTTCCTCCACCTTCTCGTGGATGCCCAACATCACAGTTTGTTCTGGAACCCTTGAGAACACAACCCATCTAAGCATCTTCCGCCTTGTGCCCTCTGATGAATTACTAACCTTAGCATTATATGCCTAAATGAAGTCTCACGTGGTTCTTATGCAAAAACATTAGTTAAATCCCGCAGGTGGGCAATATTTTACATGATGTGACACAGCAAACCACATGGAAAGGCCACAGATGGCACAGAGGTGTTCTAGGTCTGCAGCAGCCAGACCCacttgtttccattttgtgaGCAAGACCAAATATAGAGGCTCAGCCTTCTCTGAGCTTCTCCAGAACTGCTACAAGCGATGGTGAGGGGTCAGCAAGCCCCACGGGCCCTCTATTTCCACATCAGAGGACTCTTTCCACTCTTCGGAGGTTTACGGTGCGTGGCAGGGAGCCAGCCCCCCGGGCATGGGCTGGAGGTGCCTCGTTCTCAAGTGTTTAAAAGTCTGACAAACTGTTTGCAGTTCTAGCAGGGATCAACACGCTCCTAGAATTAAAACCAACATCTTGGAGAGCAAAAATGCTCTGAACAAGGACTCTTTCTTCAGCCCAATGCACAAGGGATCTTTCTTTACTGAGCTATAAAATCCCTTACTACAAATCAATTATTTTTGTACCGATTTATTAACTGCTCTCCAGCTGTTCAGATTGGCACTTAAGACAATTCCTGGATGGTCATACTTCTCAAAAGTATTTCCTCTCTAGTACGGTTGGTCCGACTTCGCTGTAGTCTTCCCTGGTCACCCACATGTTCTGAAGCGACGTTAAGTTGGCGAGCAATGAGGCGCCGATCCACACGGAGTGCATCCGATTTCTGGGCGAGATGATCCTGatggaggctgtgctgggagcttcTGCCCGGAGCTCCTTCAGGAGCCTCTCCTTGAAACCTCGGAAGAGAGTGGAGCCGCCCGCGAGCACCACGTTCCTCAGGACGTCCATCCGGACGCGCGCGTTGCACTTGGCAGCGCTCTGCAGGATCATCCCCACCACCCCTGCACCTTGGATTTCCACCTCTGTGGGTGCAAAAAGAGCCTCAGGAGCTCGGAACAGCTGGTCTCCTGCCTTGACAGTCCTTCCGTCAGGGAGAACGTACTCACACAAAAGATTTTCAGgcttttgctgcatttttttgaTGGGATCTAAAGCAATGTAGCAAAGCTTCTCCTTCATATCCCTGACTATCTCCTCCTCTGTCGCACTCACGAAGGAGTGCCCCATCTCCAGGAGGAGCCTGGCCAGGTACTTGGTGACCCCTCTGCCTGCAAAATCCAGCCTGGTAAcgccctgcagcaggcagctgcctcCGTGGATGGGGACGGTGACGGTGACTCCGTCGCCGCTGTCCAGCACCATGCCGGTGGTGCGGGCGCAGGCGTGGAGGGCTGCCAGCGCCTGCAGGGCCAAGTAGAGCGCGGGCACCTGGAAGCTCTCAAACATCAGCTCGGCCATCTTCTCTCGATGGGACCGGGGGTTGAGGGGGGTCTCGGTCAGCAGCACCGGCCCCTCGCTGGGCTTCACTCTGAGCTCGTGTTCGTACAGGTATCTCCAGATCTTCTCCATGTTGTCCCACGATGTCACCACTCCGTTTTCCATTGGGTAAGTTAAAGACAAAATGCCCCTTTTGGACTGGGCTTCCTCCCCGACGTACCAGTCCCTGTGCTCCATCCCAATCATGACAAACGTGAACTTGGGGTACCCCACAATGGTTGGAATAACCGAACGGGGTGCCAGCTCCCCCGACAGCCCGGCCTTGCATTGCCCGGAGCCGTTGTCAAAAACCACCACGGGGGCCCCGGCCGCCGCCACGCGTGACATCGCGCGCAGGAtgggcagcgctgctgggcACCAGCAGCACCGGAGCATTCTGTCCCTGCATCACAAGAGGGCACGGCCCCCGCCGAGCTCACAAAGCCCACAGCGACATCCGCAAAGGGTGCTTGGGAGGGGAGCTGGGTGTTCGCACTTCCCTGATAAATTACGGCAGAGaatcaatgatttttttcaggcCCTCAGGCACAGAGGAGGGTCGGCTACAGTAATTGCATTTGCATTGATTTATATTTGGATTCTGTTTGGGGGTTTGCTGGGCTTCgaaaggaagcatttttaatgAGGTTAGAAATAACATGCGATCTAGCTTTAGAATAGAAAAACCCAGATATTGCAAAGAGCTCAGAGGGAAGAACCCCCCGCAGAGGAGGTGTGCTGCTCCCCATGGGAGTTGGGAGTTGGGAACCACTGCATCCCTGTGACTGtgtggaaaggaaagggaagggacGGCGAGGCAGATAAGCAGCTTTCCATTATGAAAGCATAAGTGGTGCGAAATTGTATCACTCACTGGAGTGCTCATCCACATGCACCTGAAGCTGCTCAAGGAAGTGTTGAGGGAAGCACCAGTCCCGGGGCTATGGTCTTTGTAGGAATCCCTCTGGGACCCGATACTCTAAAGCCTTGAAAACCTGTTTGTCCCATccacagaggagagaaaagccACAAGGCAGAGGTTTGGAAGCAAGGATGCAGACAAAGCAGTGGAACAAGGGAGGCAGGAAGACGCAATGCTCCCCTTGGAGGAAATAAGCAGTAAGAGGAGTCAAATCCCCAGTTACCAATGATTTCATGTTATATTTCCATAAAGGTTTTGTCAGCCAGGAAATGCACAGCAGCTGTAGCCCCCTTCTGCTCAGTCAGCCCTCGTCAGGGCTCGTTGCTCGTGCTTTGCTATAGACAGCCACTCGGTCTGATGTTCTCCTTAACAGCATTTCCGGTGGACGACAGCCGCCCCAAAATCCCCGTAGTCCCTCACGGTGATCCACATGGGTTTGAAGGAGGTCAGGCAGGAGAGGATGGAGGCCCCGACCCACACGCTGTACTTTCTCTCGGGGGGAGCGATGATTTTCACGAGCATGCCCAAAGGCACTTGCAGGTGCATCTCCTTCAGGATGCGCTCCTCCAGGCCGGGGAAGAGCGTGGAGCCGCCCGAGAGCAGGACGTTGCCGTACAGATCCCTGCGCACATCGATGTCGCACTTTGTGATGCTGTTGAAGAGCATTTTGTGCACGCCGGGTGCTTCCATGCCAATGTTGGCAGGTACGAAAAGGGTCTCTGGTGCACGAAAGAGCTGGCTGCCTATATGAATGATGTTGCTGTCAGGTAATCTGTATTCCTTCATGCGCTCTTCTGgacttgctttcatttctagAGCGGGGTCTAAAGCCACATAGCACAGCTTCTCTTTGATATCTTTCACAATTTCCCTTTCAGCGGTGCTAACAAAGGAGTAGCCGCTCTCCAGAAGGAGCCTCATAAAATACTCAGTGATATCCCGGCCAGCGATATCCAGCCTGGAGACAGCATGGGGCAGGCAGTACCCTTCGTAGATGGGGACAGTGTGGGTGACGCCATCCCCGCTGTCCAGCACTATGCCGGTGGTGCGGGCTGACGCGTAGAGGGCCAGCGCGGCCTGGATGGCGACGTACATGGCGGGCACCATGAAGCCCTCAAACATGATCTCCGTCATTCTTTCTCGGTTCTGCAGAGGGTTGAGGGGGGGTTCTGTTAGCAGCACGGGTCTTTCGCTGGCTTTCACTCTCAGCTCATAGTCATAGACGTGTCTCCAGATCCTTTCCATGTCATCCCAGGATGTAACTATGCCGTGGTCAATCGGATAATTCAAAGTCAGGATCCCTCTTTTGGACTGAGCTTCTTCTCCTACGTAGTATTCTTtcatcccagctcccagcattGCAGATTTGACTCTTGAGCGACCAACGATCGATGTGATAACAGACCTGGGGCCACTGTCACCTGCGATCCCCGCCTTGCACAATCCAGACCCATTGTCAAAGATGACCGCTGGGACATCCAAAACGCTGGGGTCAAACATTCCTCGCAGAGCTGATGGTTCCCCAGAGCAGCTCACTGGCAGcgttcttctgtttttttcagtgttttcagccTTTTAAAGGCTGGTCACCGTTGCCAGGTGCAGGGGGTGTGCAGCATGGGGGCGGGCATGTCTGCCCCCAGCTACCTCATAAAGGCCAGTGATACAATAATATATTTCCCTGCAAGATACAGCATTCCAGACACTTCCCCAGAAATGGCTAGGGCAGCCATGCCACGACTCCAGCCAGAGGAACACCCATTCACCAAGTCCCATCCATAGATCACAGACCATCAAAGGTATCCCCGTACTGAGCCTCACGGCATCTGTTTCTCAGAAGAGCAGGTattgcaaaatacatttatgGCAATAATTAAAGGCTTCACATGTACTGTGGCTTAGCTACGTAATTCCAAGAGCTGGTGAAGATCAGGACACTTTTGCCTGCCTACAGGTGCTAACTGCATTGCTAGTTTGCTTTTTGCAGAACGTCTGCACTGGAATATTTCAACGAATGCTTTCTGATCTTTTATaggaaaacacttttaaaataggCAGACATATGTTGGGCACTGCCTGTGGCATTCTGGAGTCCTTTTTTTCTATCCCTCTTGGTTAATTTAAAGACTATTTTTTGGTAAAAAACACAGAAGcgaaaaataatttctgcctcTCGCTGGTTTAAGAATTCCCATCAGCTTTAAGCAACGCTTGTCACACTGTTCAGTGTGAAGGAATCCCTTCCCCTAATGAAtctcagtgctggctgctgacAAGCCGACCTGCCTGCAAGCAAGCAGGCACGCAGCTGTCCTCCTCTCAtgcttcccctttcccttcagCACTCTGCTGAACTCTTTTTTGGAACGTTTTGAAAAAGGGTTACATATATCCTGGATCTTTACAACCAATCTCCATTTCGCCTCTCATtactttttccctctgcttcagGACAAAAATTCCCACAGAAGgaagtttctgtgcttttgaaTCCAATCGGGTTTGACAATCCAAatccgttcagagggaaaatttcctctaaagaagaaaagtcaCTATATAACTTCAGATCGAACCCTTGGCTGCCACAGTTTAATTGCTTCTCCTTGTGGCTCTTAATCCAGGGCAGCTTCAAAGCGAGGGTGGCTTCtattaaatttaattactttttcttgcAGCTTGCGTGGCAAAGGTGCCAGCTACTAAAGGAAGGTGGTTATGAATCAGAGGCAGATTCCAATCAAGGGCATACATTAAACAGCAATGTTAAATGTAAGCAAATGACCCCCTTGTATGGCGTTTACACCCCAGACAAACCACTGAAGAGAGAAACAAGGGAGCAGCTCCGTGTATGTTATTTCCATTCGGCCTGGATTCCAGACGTGTTCGCGTTAAACGCCACACGATCCATTTTAGCAATTTCCCTAATCCTCTTAATATTTGTGTACATATATTTCAGCGTGGCACACTTGTTTTCATGCATGCTTCTATATTAATGTCAACAGGTGTCCTAATCACTTAAGACGCTGCTATATTCATCACACTGGAAGCCCCATTTAGTCCCGCGTGGCCTGCCTGCAGCTTGCAGGGAAGCCCTCCGTTTGGAACATGATGTTTAGTATTAAAACAGGGGAATATTGACTGTGATCATTAAACGGCAGTTGAACCTAGGTGCAGGAATGCTCATCTGTTCCTTTGTGTTGCTTCTGTCATAAATCGCCTTAAAAACGGTACGTGGGAGTCAACTTTGTTCCTGCAGGGTTTGTAACAGAGCGAGTGGAGCTGCTGTCTGCGCTCAGCAGCGCTGTGAGCTGCCCTCACAGAACAGACACTGGGTTGTAAGAACCCAGAGATAGCAAAACATGCTGGTTTGGGGCCACTCTTGCTTGCTTTAtacaccagtgctgagcacGCATTTCCACTTACTGGTTCCAGCATGCCCTTGTGCATTGCTGCGTCACGTCGCTGCTGGGCTTCATCCTCCTCCATAGGTGTCCTCTGCGTGAGCCAGGTCAGCTGTGATGAGCTCTGCAAGGTCCCCATTTCCCTGCAGTAAAACCAGAGGGAGAAAGATCAGCCAGCTCAGTCTGTGCGCCTGCACAAACCCCACGTGTGTAGCATCTatagcagcaggaagaaagatCTAGAAAGTGTCACCAACAAAAGAGAGACGCAAGCAGGACCAGGCACTGGCTGAGAGATGttcctctctctgctttgcCATGCCAGATTATTTTGGTATCTtccctgctttttctctctcagtttTCTACAAGCACGAGGAAGGATTCAGGAAGCAACACAAACCTTATGTTTCAGATACCACCACACGTGGGGGACACAGAAGGGAAGGCGTCCACCCTTCTCTGTGCCCTAAAACCCTCAGTTGGTGACTCACTGCACACAGAAGAATCAAACACAGCAAATGCTGCAGTGATGCTCGATGCCCGCACCAAGCCAGCACATGAGGACAGCACTGTGGGCCATGGGTCGTTCTGTACAGGCACAACATGAATTTGCTATTTATTGGAACGAGCAGTGAATGGCAATTCCTTCCTAAAAGGGCTGAGCTTGAGCCATGAGCTGTGTCAGGTGGGTGAGAACCAGCAGGTCGGGGTGGAAGGCCGGGGAGACAGAGTGAAAGGAATCAGGGGCCaagccagctcccagccagcaaGAAGCAGTAATCACCATCACAGATGCTTAGTTCTAACAACTCGACAAGATCCCTTTCTTCACATAGGAGCTGTGTTTGATTGCTCCCATACTTGTTTCCAAAAATCCCCGTTTCGCAAGGTCTTCGTGACACTCCAAATATCCACAATGCTCTTTGAAGTTgaattttaatgtgtttattgACACCAGTTAtgatatttcaaaacatatgGGCTACAAATTGTTACCATGCACTCCTGGTGTTTACAGTAATCCCCATATTAAAACAAACTCAGCCTTTCCTGATGATTTTATATCTTCTTGCTGACTCACTTGCCTGTGTTTATTTAAACTCCTGTTGAGCTTTTTTCCAacacatatatgcacatatatattcAACACTTTTGAAACACAGAACAACTATCTGCAGATTTCATATACTTCAGAAACGTTTTGCATCCATTTTTATGGGCACCACATGGCCCAAACCCTCCTCTTCCATCCTCCCTGCAGATCCTTGATGTGCAGCACGGCTTTCCATGCTCGCACCCAGCAGTTAACCCTGCAcgtgcagctcagccctgctcatggAACCATAGGATCATtcgggttggaaaagacttccaggaccatccagtccaacgccaacccacccccaccgtgcccactgagcacatccctcagtgctgaacacctccagggacggggactcccccacccagcagggcagcctgtgtcattgcctcatcactcttttggagaagaaatgtttcctaatacccaacctgaccctctcTGGCAcagcttaaggccattccctcccGTCCTAGCAGCTCGGCCCGGAGGTGCCCTCTGAGCTCCGTGCTGGAGGTGGTCTCAGTCTGCAGGAAGGGAAGGTTCTGGAAGGCCACACAAGTGCCCATCCAAAAGGGTTTgttcagctcttccttcctttcaccCATCCCATGAGGGCACCTCGGCTGTGCTGACCGACACCAGGAAGGAGGGAGCGCGGCCCAACCCCATTAATGGCCCCAGAACATTTCCAGGCCCTCTGGAAAGCAAAGCGAACAGAGGTGTTAATTTTGGCAGTGAACAAAAGCACCGGGGGAGTAAAATCAATGTTCgctaaatagaaaaaaagactcTAAACGGAGGGAAAACACATTAATTTTCTAATTCCTAAAAGGTATTCAAGGGAGGGAAGTGAAATTGTAAACAAATtataaaaagtataaaaaattaCAACTCGCTGCCCATTTAAAGGAAACTTAAATTACTACACTGCTAAATTGGAACAGCGCTGAGGACTCAGTCATGCTCCTCTACTCTTTAGACTCACAAAGTCTCACTGGTATCTCTAGGGGTGGCTGGATTTAATAGTAACATCTAAAATGCAATAAACCCTGCAAGTGATGAACAACTGGGAAGGTGCGGAACCCACTGGGATTCAGAGTTAATTCAGACAATTTGGAATTCAGCATCTGAGGACTACTCAGACTTCACACGCTATTTTCCGTGTcggagaaaaaaatgcaagagctACAGCGAGGAATGATATAAATTATGCATACATAAAAGTCTTTGGGTTGAAAATTAATACATTCGAAATAAATAGTCTTGATcattggaaaatgaaaagcccAGGAAACTGAAGCAGGTAACACAATTTCACCGTGCTGAGCTCCAATCACTCAGCCACAAATCAGCCTTTCCTGGGGaaacagcagggctggggccaCAGAGAGCTCCTGCTCCTACAGAGAGCTCCTGCTCCTACAGGCTGCCCACAAAGAACTacagcaggaagggaaagtCCCCTGCACTGGCTCACACGTGATGCTCCGGGTCTACCCATACCAGAGCCTTTGCAAAAGACAGCGGAGATGCTGGGAATTtgagacaggaaaaaagggagagcagagctctaCCCTTGGAACACTGTTAACTCAGCACTAAATGCATCCTGAGCCGCTCTGGAATCTCGTTGTTACTTTATATAACCAAGTGCCATTATTTCTAACCGTATTCCGATGGCTGTTGGGCTTGGGTTTATGCTCAAATTGTTAAAAGCTGCGTCTGAGTTATGAAAGCAACAAGTGGAAAGCATTCCCATGAAGTATTCAAGATCTCTGGAACCGAGCCAGTGGTTTAGGTCAAAACTCAGTCACATGTCCTGCTAGCTGGTCCGGAACATCCTTCACATCCAGCTAAGCAAACAGCGCGGAGAGCCCCGCGCCAagtgccagctccagctggcaTCCCGGCACGCTTCAGTCCACAGTTGTTGCAGGTTTGGAGGTTATGAAAAGTTTACTAATGAGAAACATTTCAGGACGCTGTGCCAGCAATTTGGGCTGAGGGAAGAGCTGTCATGACACGAGTGTATGTAACTTTGGTGGAAAGTCTGAACCATCAGCTCCGCGCCCGGAGAGCGGCCGCTGCGCCTGCAAATCCCAGCAGCTCCGAACACCAAGAGCAAGCACACAGATTTCTCTCCAGATGTTTACGTTGtgctttctaaatatttaaaaccatTGATGAAATTAAAGACAACTCTCACCATGTTTTGTTCCTCAGTTGTTTGGTCCGTTTTGGTGTGGTTCTTCTGTAAACATGGATTCGATACAGCCAAAGGGCTGCGGGAGCAGCGAGCAGCCGAGCTTTCTCAGCAAACAGTTGCAGTAACCCACAGAAATCCAACTGACCTTCCCAAATTTTCAGGGAAGTAATGCATTGCTCTGATTTCTAAGGAAGAGCCCCTTGCAAGCTGTCTGTGCACCAGCACAGGTTTCACGTGTCTCAT
The sequence above is a segment of the Numida meleagris isolate 19003 breed g44 Domestic line chromosome 20, NumMel1.0, whole genome shotgun sequence genome. Coding sequences within it:
- the ACTRT2 gene encoding actin-related protein T2; this encodes MLRCCWCPAALPILRAMSRVAAAGAPVVVFDNGSGQCKAGLSGELAPRSVIPTIVGYPKFTFVMIGMEHRDWYVGEEAQSKRGILSLTYPMENGVVTSWDNMEKIWRYLYEHELRVKPSEGPVLLTETPLNPRSHREKMAELMFESFQVPALYLALQALAALHACARTTGMVLDSGDGVTVTVPIHGGSCLLQGVTRLDFAGRGVTKYLARLLLEMGHSFVSATEEEIVRDMKEKLCYIALDPIKKMQQKPENLLCEYVLPDGRTVKAGDQLFRAPEALFAPTEVEIQGAGVVGMILQSAAKCNARVRMDVLRNVVLAGGSTLFRGFKERLLKELRAEAPSTASIRIISPRNRMHSVWIGASLLANLTSLQNMWVTREDYSEVGPTVLERKYF
- the LOC110408640 gene encoding actin-85C-like gives rise to the protein MFDPSVLDVPAVIFDNGSGLCKAGIAGDSGPRSVITSIVGRSRVKSAMLGAGMKEYYVGEEAQSKRGILTLNYPIDHGIVTSWDDMERIWRHVYDYELRVKASERPVLLTEPPLNPLQNRERMTEIMFEGFMVPAMYVAIQAALALYASARTTGIVLDSGDGVTHTVPIYEGYCLPHAVSRLDIAGRDITEYFMRLLLESGYSFVSTAEREIVKDIKEKLCYVALDPALEMKASPEERMKEYRLPDSNIIHIGSQLFRAPETLFVPANIGMEAPGVHKMLFNSITKCDIDVRRDLYGNVLLSGGSTLFPGLEERILKEMHLQVPLGMLVKIIAPPERKYSVWVGASILSCLTSFKPMWITVRDYGDFGAAVVHRKCC